A single genomic interval of Candidatus Methylomirabilota bacterium harbors:
- a CDS encoding molybdopterin cofactor-binding domain-containing protein produces the protein MSEAKHDFSVIGRPLPKVDAWAKVTGDTRYADDLSLPRMAYAKLLRSPHPHARIRRIDTARARAAPGVYAVITGQDLPPVKFGILPVSQDEEALCRDKVRMVGDAVAAVAAVDEEAAERACELIEVDYDPLPALMSIEDSLARPEVRIHEYGDGPNVHKVVALQFGDVDAALARADLVREDVFFYEGNTHLPMEQHAAVAQWGADGKLTLWSSTQTPHYVHRLLATILDVPAAHIRVIATPVGGGFGGKLDPFAHEIAACKLAQLTGRPVKITLTREEVFYVHRGRHPVLMWMKTGFTRAGDITGCHLKTWLDGGAYGSYGVASIFYTGVVNPVSYKIPVYKFEGARIFTNKPPCGPKRGHGTPQPRFALECQLDKAAEQLGLDPADMRRRIVADPFTKTANHLTITTIGLRECIDKVTDASAWSSKWRGWKDGGTSRERGGLEGAALAPSNPESRGWKGGGTSRERGGLKGAALAPSNNKSSIGTAGARRRGIGIACSAYMTGAGTAIYWNSMPHSGVVLRADRSGAVAILCGATDIGQGSDSILAYLPAEILGLEPKDVHVHPADTALTPVDLGSYSSRVTLMCGMAAIQAAERLKRVMADAVATKLGVTADTLAFRERKVGVPDDWDKAMPFARAVELAEAVHGVLAFPGSYAPPRRAGKYKGGGVGPSPCYSYSACVVELTVDEETGEIDLHDVWIAHDVGRAINPLLVEGQVEGSVYMGIGEALMEAQVFRKGLHKQPSMLEYKSPTTRETPEIHTLLVETDDPEGPFGAKEAGQGPLLPVIPAIANAVYDAIGIRVDEIPIDPEKILKGLELKRKGRTPRIGPERLPRFTFKEPIVVESAFGQPADAIAQRPFADERDQ, from the coding sequence GTGAGCGAGGCCAAGCACGACTTCAGCGTGATCGGCCGGCCGCTTCCCAAGGTCGACGCCTGGGCCAAGGTCACCGGCGACACCAGGTACGCGGACGACCTGAGCTTGCCCCGGATGGCGTACGCCAAGCTGCTGCGTAGCCCCCACCCCCATGCCCGCATCCGGCGCATCGACACGGCGCGGGCGCGGGCCGCCCCCGGTGTCTACGCGGTGATCACCGGGCAGGATCTGCCCCCGGTGAAGTTCGGGATCCTGCCCGTGTCCCAGGACGAGGAGGCGCTCTGCCGCGACAAGGTTCGCATGGTGGGCGACGCGGTGGCCGCCGTGGCCGCCGTCGACGAGGAGGCTGCCGAGCGCGCCTGTGAGCTCATCGAGGTGGACTACGACCCGCTGCCCGCCCTGATGTCGATCGAGGACTCCCTGGCCCGCCCCGAGGTGCGCATTCACGAGTACGGCGACGGACCCAACGTCCACAAGGTGGTGGCCCTGCAGTTCGGCGACGTGGACGCGGCGCTGGCCCGAGCCGATCTGGTCCGCGAGGACGTCTTCTTCTACGAGGGAAACACCCACCTGCCGATGGAGCAGCACGCGGCGGTGGCGCAATGGGGCGCCGACGGCAAGCTCACGCTGTGGTCGTCGACCCAGACGCCGCACTACGTGCACCGGCTGCTGGCCACGATCCTGGACGTCCCGGCCGCGCACATCCGGGTGATCGCCACGCCCGTGGGCGGCGGCTTCGGCGGTAAGCTCGATCCCTTCGCCCACGAGATCGCCGCCTGCAAGCTGGCCCAGCTCACCGGCCGCCCCGTGAAGATCACGCTGACCCGTGAGGAAGTCTTCTACGTCCATCGCGGCCGGCATCCGGTGCTCATGTGGATGAAGACCGGGTTCACGAGGGCCGGCGACATCACGGGCTGCCACCTCAAGACCTGGCTGGACGGGGGGGCGTACGGGTCCTACGGCGTGGCCTCGATCTTCTACACGGGCGTCGTCAACCCCGTGAGCTACAAGATCCCCGTCTACAAGTTCGAGGGGGCGCGGATCTTCACCAACAAGCCCCCCTGCGGTCCCAAGCGTGGGCACGGCACCCCGCAGCCGCGCTTCGCGCTGGAATGCCAGCTCGACAAGGCCGCCGAGCAGCTCGGGCTCGACCCGGCCGACATGCGCCGCCGCATCGTCGCCGATCCCTTCACCAAGACCGCCAACCACCTGACGATCACCACCATCGGCCTCAGAGAGTGCATCGACAAAGTCACCGACGCCTCGGCCTGGAGTAGCAAGTGGCGCGGCTGGAAGGATGGTGGCACCTCGCGCGAGCGGGGAGGTTTGGAGGGGGCCGCGCTTGCCCCCTCCAATCCGGAATCGCGCGGCTGGAAGGGTGGTGGCACCTCACGCGAGCGGGGAGGTTTGAAGGGGGCCGCGCTTGCCCCCTCCAACAATAAGTCCAGCATCGGCACTGCCGGCGCTCGAAGACGCGGCATCGGCATCGCGTGCTCGGCGTACATGACGGGGGCCGGGACGGCGATCTACTGGAACAGCATGCCCCACTCGGGCGTCGTCCTCCGGGCCGACCGGAGCGGCGCCGTCGCCATCCTGTGCGGGGCCACCGACATCGGCCAGGGCTCGGACTCGATCCTGGCCTACCTGCCGGCCGAGATCCTCGGTCTGGAGCCGAAAGACGTTCACGTCCACCCGGCCGACACCGCGCTGACGCCCGTCGACCTCGGCTCCTACTCCTCGCGGGTGACCCTGATGTGCGGCATGGCGGCGATCCAGGCCGCTGAGCGACTGAAGCGGGTCATGGCCGACGCGGTGGCCACGAAGCTCGGGGTCACCGCAGACACCCTGGCTTTCCGCGAACGGAAGGTCGGTGTGCCCGACGACTGGGACAAGGCGATGCCCTTCGCCAGGGCCGTCGAGCTCGCGGAGGCGGTGCACGGGGTGCTGGCCTTTCCCGGCTCCTATGCGCCGCCCCGGCGCGCCGGCAAGTACAAAGGGGGCGGGGTCGGCCCGTCGCCCTGTTACTCGTACTCGGCGTGCGTGGTCGAGCTCACGGTGGACGAGGAGACCGGCGAGATCGACCTGCACGACGTGTGGATCGCCCATGACGTCGGGCGCGCCATCAACCCGCTGCTGGTGGAAGGGCAGGTGGAAGGCTCGGTGTACATGGGTATCGGCGAGGCGCTCATGGAGGCCCAGGTCTTTCGCAAGGGCCTGCACAAGCAGCCCTCGATGCTGGAGTACAAGAGCCCGACCACACGGGAGACGCCTGAGATCCACACCCTCCTGGTGGAGACCGACGATCCGGAAGGCCCGTTCGGGGCCAAGGAGGCCGGGCAGGGCCCGCTGCTCCCCGTGATTCCCGCCATCGCCAACGCCGTGTACGACGCGATCGGGATTCGGGTCGACGAGATCCCCATCGACCCCGAGAAAATCCTCAAGGGTCTCGAGCTCAAGCGGAAGGGGCGGACGCCCCGGATCGGGCCGGAACGCCTCCCGCGCTTCACCTTCAAGGAGCCGATCGTCGTGGAATCCGCCTTCGGTCAACCAGCCGACGCCATCGCCCAGAGACCCTTCGCGGACGAGCGAGACCAATGA
- a CDS encoding cob(I)yrinic acid a,c-diamide adenosyltransferase, whose amino-acid sequence MPISITRVYTRTGDKGDTALVGGKRVPKDSPRIAAYGTVDELNAAVGLARTFNAERLAEGEHHRWLDEVLRKIQNELFDLGSELATPPEAEYEGMVRAGPEQVTALEQLMDRCQQELEPLRSFILPGGGRVNAFLHQARVVCRRAERQILALSRREPVNQWVLTYVNRLSDTFFVLGRWAARRMGEHEYLWERGLQSHTRPRM is encoded by the coding sequence ATGCCCATCAGCATCACTCGCGTCTATACGCGGACCGGAGACAAGGGCGACACGGCCCTGGTCGGGGGCAAGCGGGTACCCAAGGACTCGCCCCGGATCGCCGCCTATGGGACCGTCGACGAGCTGAACGCCGCCGTGGGCCTCGCGCGCACGTTCAACGCCGAGCGCCTGGCCGAGGGTGAGCATCACCGCTGGCTCGACGAGGTGCTGCGGAAGATCCAGAACGAGCTGTTCGACCTGGGCAGCGAGCTGGCCACGCCTCCCGAGGCGGAGTACGAGGGGATGGTTCGGGCCGGGCCCGAGCAGGTGACGGCGCTCGAGCAGCTGATGGACCGTTGCCAGCAGGAGCTGGAGCCGCTGCGCTCGTTCATCCTGCCCGGTGGCGGCCGCGTCAACGCGTTCCTGCACCAGGCGCGGGTCGTCTGCCGCCGGGCCGAGCGTCAGATTCTCGCGCTCTCCCGGCGAGAGCCCGTCAATCAGTGGGTCCTCACCTACGTCAACCGTCTCAGCGACACGTTCTTCGTCCTCGGCCGGTGGGCGGCCCGACGGATGGGCGAGCACGAGTACCTCTGGGAGCGGGGACTCCAGAGCCACACGCGCCCGCGGATGTGA
- the boxC gene encoding 2,3-epoxybenzoyl-CoA dihydrolase has protein sequence MADTTHPPVDFRVDPARYRHWRLRIDGRVATLTMDVREDGGLRPGYELKLNSYDLGVDIELYDAIQRLRFEHPEVGAVILTSGKERVFCAGANIRMLGQSSHGFKVNFCKFTNETRNAMEEASAESRQVYVCAVNGPCAGGGYELALACERIVMADDGNTSVALPEVPLLAVLPGTGGLTRLVDKRRVRRDRADVFCTLEEGVKGRRAVEWGLVDELVPRSRLEATVGQRASELAARTDRPAHTPGIALTPVSRRVEDDGIRYATVVCALDRSRGVAEITVAGPSEEPPSDPAGVQTRGVAFWPLAVARELDDLILHLRANEEAVGLWVFRTTGRADLVEAYDRLLADHAAHWLIREIRLYLKRVFKRIDVSSRSVFALIEPGSGFAGTLLELALAADRVYMLAGRREGDDRPPATVRLTTMNFGAYPMGNGLSRLAQRFLGEPGWVDDFKGRIGQDLEADAAAGAGLVTFTPDDIDWDDEIRLAIEERAAFSPDALTGMEASLRFAGPETVESKIFGRLSAWQNWTFQRPNAVGPKGALQVYGTGQRAEFDRRRV, from the coding sequence ATGGCTGACACCACGCATCCGCCGGTCGATTTTCGCGTCGATCCCGCCCGCTACCGGCACTGGAGGCTCAGGATCGACGGCCGCGTGGCCACGCTGACGATGGACGTCAGGGAGGACGGCGGGCTGCGGCCCGGCTACGAGCTGAAGCTCAACTCGTACGACCTCGGGGTCGATATCGAGCTCTACGACGCCATCCAGCGGCTGCGTTTCGAGCACCCCGAAGTCGGTGCCGTGATCCTGACCTCCGGCAAGGAGCGCGTGTTCTGCGCGGGGGCCAACATTCGCATGCTCGGGCAGTCCTCGCACGGCTTCAAGGTGAACTTCTGCAAGTTCACGAACGAGACGCGCAACGCCATGGAGGAGGCCAGCGCAGAGTCGCGGCAGGTCTACGTGTGCGCCGTCAACGGCCCCTGCGCCGGCGGCGGCTACGAGCTGGCCCTGGCCTGCGAGCGCATCGTCATGGCCGACGACGGCAACACCTCCGTGGCCCTGCCCGAAGTCCCGCTGCTGGCCGTGCTGCCCGGCACGGGGGGCCTCACCCGGCTGGTGGACAAGCGGCGGGTTAGGCGGGACCGCGCCGACGTGTTCTGCACTCTGGAAGAGGGCGTCAAGGGTCGGCGGGCCGTCGAATGGGGCCTGGTGGACGAGCTGGTCCCGCGCTCGCGGCTGGAGGCAACGGTGGGCCAGCGCGCGTCCGAGCTCGCCGCCCGCACCGATCGGCCGGCCCACACGCCGGGGATCGCGCTGACCCCGGTGTCGCGGAGGGTCGAGGACGACGGCATCCGCTACGCCACCGTGGTCTGCGCGCTCGACCGTTCCCGGGGTGTGGCCGAGATCACCGTCGCCGGCCCGTCCGAGGAACCGCCGTCCGACCCGGCCGGCGTGCAGACCCGGGGCGTGGCCTTCTGGCCGCTGGCCGTGGCTCGCGAGCTCGACGACTTGATCCTGCACTTGCGCGCCAACGAGGAGGCCGTCGGGCTCTGGGTGTTCCGCACCACGGGGCGGGCCGACCTGGTGGAAGCCTACGACCGCCTGCTCGCCGACCACGCCGCCCACTGGTTGATCCGGGAGATTCGGCTGTACCTCAAGCGGGTCTTCAAGCGGATCGACGTGTCCTCGCGCTCGGTCTTCGCCCTCATCGAGCCGGGGTCGGGCTTCGCGGGGACGCTGCTCGAGCTGGCCCTGGCCGCCGACCGCGTTTACATGCTGGCCGGCCGGCGCGAGGGTGACGACCGGCCGCCGGCGACGGTGCGGCTCACCACCATGAACTTCGGGGCCTACCCCATGGGCAACGGGCTGAGCCGGCTGGCCCAGCGCTTTCTCGGCGAGCCGGGATGGGTGGACGACTTCAAGGGGCGTATTGGCCAGGATCTGGAGGCCGACGCCGCTGCCGGGGCGGGGCTGGTGACGTTCACCCCGGACGATATCGACTGGGACGACGAAATCCGGCTCGCCATCGAGGAGCGCGCCGCCTTCTCGCCCGACGCGCTCACCGGCATGGAAGCGTCGTTGCGCTTTGCCGGGCCGGAGACCGTCGAGAGCAAGATCTTCGGGCGCCTGAGCGCCTGGCAAAACTGGACCTTCCAGCGTCCGAACGCGGTGGGCCCCAAGGGCGCGCTCCAGGTGTATGGCACGGGACAGCGGGCTGAATTCGATCGGAGGAGAGTGTGA
- a CDS encoding benzoate-CoA ligase family protein, whose amino-acid sequence MNASERLPEHFNVATYFVDRNVSEGRGGQVAFICEDRVLTYADVLDVTNRTGNVLKARGVAREERVLVLCLDAPEFLGAFWGAIKIGAIPIPVNTLLRGPDYLYLLEDSRAKAVVVSAPLMAELGPVLGRARHVKHVLVAGGPPGPYLSYEEEVARAASDLDAAVTSRDESAFWLYSSGSTGFPKGTVHLHHDMWVCLDTYARQVLGIRPTDRVFSAAKLFFAYGLGNAGYFPMGVGAQSVLFPHRPTPEAVFDILTRHRPTIFFGVPTLYAAMLATKEADKRFDLSSLRLCVSAGEALPEEIYHRWRERFGVEIIDGIGTTEILHIFLSNRPGAARPGSSGQVVPGYEAIIVDDESRPVPPGEIGNLRVKGDSTMAYYWNKHDKTKETLFGSWIQTGDKYSQDRDGYFWYAGRADDMLKVGGIWVSPVEVEATLIKHAAVLEAAVVGREDSDRLVKPQAFVVLKEPAQASAALAEEIKSFVKDKIAAYKYPRWIEFVSELPKTATGKIQRFKLRS is encoded by the coding sequence ATGAACGCATCCGAGCGGCTTCCCGAGCACTTCAACGTCGCGACGTATTTCGTAGACCGCAACGTGAGCGAGGGACGGGGCGGCCAGGTCGCCTTCATCTGCGAGGACCGCGTGCTGACGTACGCGGACGTCCTCGACGTGACCAACCGCACCGGGAACGTCCTCAAGGCCCGGGGCGTGGCGAGGGAAGAGCGGGTTCTCGTGCTGTGCCTCGACGCGCCGGAATTTCTCGGCGCGTTCTGGGGCGCGATCAAGATCGGTGCGATTCCGATCCCCGTGAACACGCTCCTACGGGGGCCCGACTACCTGTACCTCCTCGAGGATAGTCGCGCCAAGGCCGTGGTCGTCTCGGCGCCGCTCATGGCCGAGCTCGGCCCCGTGCTGGGGCGCGCCCGTCACGTCAAGCACGTGCTGGTCGCCGGAGGCCCTCCCGGCCCGTACCTGAGTTACGAAGAGGAGGTGGCCCGGGCCGCGTCCGATCTCGACGCCGCGGTGACGTCCCGCGACGAGAGCGCGTTCTGGCTCTACTCCTCGGGGTCGACCGGGTTTCCCAAGGGTACCGTGCACCTGCATCACGACATGTGGGTCTGCCTGGACACGTACGCCCGACAGGTCCTGGGCATCCGCCCCACGGACCGGGTATTCTCGGCCGCCAAGCTCTTCTTCGCCTACGGCCTGGGCAACGCCGGTTACTTTCCCATGGGTGTCGGCGCCCAGAGCGTGCTCTTTCCCCACCGGCCGACTCCGGAAGCCGTCTTCGACATCCTGACTCGCCACCGTCCGACGATCTTCTTCGGCGTGCCGACTCTCTACGCCGCGATGCTGGCCACCAAGGAGGCCGACAAACGGTTCGACCTCTCGTCCCTCCGCCTCTGCGTGTCGGCGGGTGAGGCGCTGCCCGAGGAGATCTACCATCGCTGGCGGGAGCGGTTCGGCGTCGAGATCATCGACGGGATCGGCACCACCGAGATCCTGCACATCTTCCTGTCGAACCGGCCGGGCGCGGCGCGGCCGGGCTCGTCGGGCCAGGTGGTGCCCGGCTATGAGGCCATCATCGTCGACGACGAGAGCCGGCCGGTGCCGCCGGGGGAGATCGGCAACCTTCGGGTCAAGGGCGACTCCACCATGGCGTACTACTGGAACAAGCACGACAAGACCAAGGAGACGCTCTTCGGGTCCTGGATCCAGACCGGCGACAAATACTCTCAGGACCGTGACGGCTACTTCTGGTACGCCGGGCGCGCCGACGACATGCTCAAAGTGGGGGGCATCTGGGTCTCGCCGGTCGAGGTCGAGGCGACCCTCATCAAGCACGCCGCCGTCCTGGAGGCCGCCGTGGTCGGCAGGGAAGACAGCGACCGACTCGTCAAGCCCCAGGCCTTCGTCGTGCTCAAGGAGCCGGCCCAGGCGTCGGCGGCGCTGGCCGAGGAGATCAAGTCCTTCGTGAAGGACAAGATCGCGGCCTACAAGTATCCCCGCTGGATCGAGTTCGTGAGCGAGCTGCCCAAGACGGCGACGGGCAAGATCCAGCGCTTCAAGCTGCGGAGCTGA
- a CDS encoding (2Fe-2S)-binding protein — translation MQFSIFEVVLSRSESDSAPRLPKSRLELTVNGETREVLVPVHKTLLEVLREDVGLTGTKHGCELGECGTCTVLVDGVPVLSCLALPVELEGRAITTVEGMARGGVLHPLQEAFAELGAAQCGYCTPGILLTAQALLAEVPTPTRQQIKEALAGNLCRCTGYTKILEAVELAALRTEARR, via the coding sequence GTGCAGTTCAGTATTTTTGAAGTCGTGTTAAGCCGAAGTGAATCAGACTCGGCCCCGCGCCTCCCCAAGAGCCGTCTGGAGCTCACCGTCAATGGCGAAACGCGCGAAGTCCTGGTGCCCGTCCACAAGACTCTCCTCGAGGTGCTCCGCGAAGACGTGGGGCTGACGGGCACCAAGCACGGCTGCGAGCTGGGCGAGTGCGGCACCTGCACGGTGCTCGTCGACGGAGTGCCGGTGCTGTCGTGCCTGGCCTTGCCGGTGGAGCTGGAGGGTCGAGCCATCACCACGGTGGAGGGAATGGCTCGCGGCGGCGTGCTCCATCCCCTGCAGGAGGCCTTCGCGGAGCTGGGGGCGGCCCAGTGCGGCTACTGTACGCCGGGCATCCTGCTCACCGCGCAGGCGCTACTCGCGGAGGTGCCCACCCCCACGCGCCAGCAGATCAAGGAGGCGCTGGCCGGCAACCTCTGCCGGTGCACCGGCTACACCAAGATCCTCGAGGCCGTGGAGCTGGCCGCTCTTCGCACCGAGGCGCGACGGTGA
- a CDS encoding RidA family protein — MPKPIVPKSLGAPLGMYSHGMVVPSGELVLVAGQVGLPPGGQAAAGDVIAQTKQALENVRAVVEAAGATMRDIVRLQTFLTRAEDIADFMKARAEVFPEYFPDKTYPPNTLLIISRLVRPELLVEIEAMAVRPARTAARGRKIKATSKRRRARR; from the coding sequence ATGCCCAAACCCATCGTGCCGAAGAGCCTTGGAGCGCCGCTCGGGATGTACTCCCACGGGATGGTGGTGCCATCCGGTGAGCTCGTGTTGGTGGCCGGTCAGGTCGGCCTCCCCCCGGGCGGCCAGGCGGCGGCCGGAGATGTCATCGCGCAAACCAAGCAGGCGCTGGAGAATGTCCGGGCCGTGGTCGAAGCGGCCGGCGCCACGATGCGCGACATCGTTCGCCTGCAGACGTTCCTGACTCGCGCCGAGGACATCGCCGATTTCATGAAGGCCCGGGCCGAGGTCTTTCCGGAATACTTCCCGGACAAGACGTACCCGCCCAACACGCTACTGATCATCAGCCGATTGGTGCGTCCGGAACTGCTGGTGGAGATCGAGGCGATGGCCGTGCGGCCGGCCCGGACCGCCGCCCGTGGCCGCAAAATCAAGGCCACGTCCAAACGGCGCCGGGCTCGCCGCTGA
- the boxB gene encoding benzoyl-CoA 2,3-epoxidase subunit BoxB, which translates to MSGADYLERIPNNVSLKDDRRLLRALEEWQPRFLDWWMEMGPTGFQASEVYLRTAVSVDAQGWAVFDWVRMPEYRWGIFLAEPEADRRIGFGDHKGQPAWAEVPGEHRGTLRRLIVTQGDTEPASVEQQRALGRTCPSLYDLRNIFQVNVEEGRHLWAMVYLLHAYFGRDGREEAEALLQRRSGDRDKPRILGAFNEATPDWLSFFMFAFFTDRDGKYQLASLQESGFDPLSRTCRFMLTEEAHHMFVGETGVGRIVQRACELMRQHRSDDVRIHGGIDLPTIQRYINFHYSVSLDLFGSEVSTNAATYYTMGLKGRFDEPKKDDDHTLTDATYPVTVLEGDRIVTKDLPALVTVNERLRDDYIADCQRGVDRWNAIIRKHGIDLELRLPHKGFHRAIGSFAEARISPDGRVITEAEWNARKAAWLPTERDQAYVSSLMVPVTEPGRFAGWIAPPPRGINGQPLDFEYVRLRKVAGADTRP; encoded by the coding sequence ATGAGCGGGGCCGATTATCTGGAGCGGATCCCCAACAACGTGAGCCTCAAGGACGACCGTCGCCTGCTCCGCGCCCTGGAGGAGTGGCAGCCGCGGTTTCTCGACTGGTGGATGGAAATGGGGCCGACCGGTTTCCAGGCCAGCGAGGTATATCTCCGCACCGCAGTCAGCGTGGATGCTCAGGGCTGGGCGGTCTTCGACTGGGTGCGCATGCCCGAGTATCGCTGGGGCATCTTTCTGGCCGAGCCGGAGGCGGATCGCCGGATCGGCTTCGGTGACCACAAGGGGCAGCCGGCCTGGGCGGAGGTGCCCGGGGAGCATCGAGGCACGCTGCGGCGGCTGATCGTCACGCAGGGCGACACCGAGCCGGCCTCGGTCGAGCAACAGCGGGCCCTCGGGCGCACCTGTCCCTCGCTCTACGATTTACGCAACATCTTCCAGGTCAACGTGGAGGAAGGACGGCACCTCTGGGCCATGGTCTATCTGCTCCACGCCTACTTCGGGCGGGACGGCCGCGAGGAGGCCGAGGCGCTGCTGCAGCGGCGGTCTGGCGACCGCGACAAGCCGCGCATCCTGGGCGCCTTCAACGAGGCCACGCCCGACTGGCTCAGCTTCTTCATGTTCGCGTTCTTCACCGATCGTGACGGCAAGTACCAGCTGGCCAGCCTCCAGGAGTCGGGCTTCGATCCGCTGTCGCGCACGTGCCGCTTCATGCTCACCGAGGAGGCCCATCACATGTTCGTGGGCGAGACCGGGGTGGGCCGCATCGTGCAGCGGGCCTGCGAGCTCATGCGCCAGCACCGCAGCGACGACGTCCGCATCCACGGCGGGATCGACCTGCCGACGATTCAGCGGTACATCAACTTCCACTACTCGGTCTCCCTCGACCTGTTCGGCTCCGAGGTCTCCACCAACGCGGCCACCTACTACACCATGGGCCTCAAGGGACGGTTCGACGAGCCCAAGAAGGACGACGACCACACGCTCACGGACGCCACCTACCCGGTCACGGTGCTGGAAGGCGACCGGATCGTCACCAAGGACCTGCCGGCGCTGGTCACCGTCAACGAGCGCCTGCGCGACGACTACATCGCGGATTGTCAGCGGGGCGTGGACCGCTGGAACGCCATCATCAGGAAGCACGGGATCGACCTCGAGCTCCGGTTGCCGCACAAGGGGTTTCACCGGGCCATCGGCTCGTTCGCCGAGGCCCGGATCTCGCCGGACGGACGCGTCATCACCGAGGCCGAATGGAACGCCAGGAAGGCCGCGTGGCTGCCCACCGAGCGCGACCAGGCTTACGTGAGCAGCCTGATGGTGCCGGTCACCGAGCCGGGCCGGTTCGCCGGCTGGATCGCCCCGCCGCCCCGCGGCATCAACGGCCAACCCCTCGATTTCGAGTACGTCAGGCTACGGAAGGTCGCCGGCGCCGACACCCGGCCCTGA
- a CDS encoding XRE family transcriptional regulator, translating to MTTLGERVRALRRDRGLQQRQLAENAEMTPSMVSQIESGRLTPSLNTLRRLADALGVAVGALFDGQPPGSVVVTRRKDCPVVSFDGSSERWTVLGAGLFQGKIRGVISTLPGKSRGVATDKVVIKPGQLKLLYVLDGKVALHYNGERHILDAGDSALLDGGLPHGWENLGTRKASALWVILG from the coding sequence GTGACCACCCTGGGCGAGCGGGTTCGAGCGTTGCGCCGGGACCGCGGGCTGCAGCAGCGCCAGCTGGCCGAGAATGCCGAGATGACGCCCAGCATGGTGTCCCAGATCGAGTCGGGCCGTCTCACGCCTTCGCTCAACACGCTGCGCCGGCTCGCCGACGCGCTCGGCGTCGCCGTGGGCGCGCTCTTCGACGGGCAGCCGCCGGGCAGCGTGGTGGTCACCCGCCGGAAGGACTGCCCGGTGGTCTCCTTCGATGGCTCCAGCGAGCGCTGGACGGTCCTGGGCGCCGGCCTCTTCCAGGGCAAGATCCGCGGGGTCATCTCCACGCTGCCCGGGAAATCCCGCGGCGTGGCCACCGACAAGGTCGTCATCAAGCCCGGCCAGCTGAAGCTGCTCTACGTCCTGGACGGAAAGGTCGCCTTGCACTACAACGGCGAGCGTCACATCCTGGACGCTGGCGACAGCGCGCTGCTCGACGGCGGGCTGCCGCACGGCTGGGAGAACCTCGGAACCCGGAAAGCGTCCGCGCTCTGGGTCATCCTCGGATAG
- a CDS encoding xanthine dehydrogenase family protein subunit M, with translation MIRLPPFTYLAPRRVEDAARQMAEHGAQAMLVAGGTDLYPNMKRRQFEPRVLVALGGIGELQGVAGNARAGLRLGSTTTLTTVSRHPEIARHYAALATAAGLVSSPQLRNAGTIGGNVCVDTRCNYYNQSHAWRKAIGFCMKKDGDICLVAPSSPRCWAVSSSDTAPVLWSLGASVRLVGAGGERTIRMSELYRDDGIDYLAKRPDEVLAEIHLPPADGWRSVYLKLRRRGSFDFPVLGVAVALRLEADVVRDARIVLGAVASTPREAGAAGATLVGERLEPDVIARAADLAAGPARPLDNTDYAHYYRKRMTRVFVSRALCRLAGLDGDHAAHEEVV, from the coding sequence ATGATCCGCTTGCCGCCGTTCACGTACCTGGCGCCGCGCCGGGTGGAGGATGCGGCCCGCCAGATGGCCGAGCACGGGGCGCAGGCGATGCTCGTCGCCGGCGGAACCGACCTCTATCCCAACATGAAGCGGCGTCAGTTCGAGCCGCGGGTGCTGGTCGCGCTCGGCGGGATCGGCGAGCTGCAGGGGGTGGCGGGGAACGCCCGGGCCGGGCTGCGCCTGGGCTCGACCACCACGCTGACCACCGTCTCACGCCACCCCGAGATCGCCCGCCACTACGCGGCGCTGGCCACGGCGGCCGGCCTCGTCTCCTCCCCCCAGCTGAGAAACGCGGGAACGATCGGTGGCAACGTCTGCGTCGACACGCGCTGCAATTACTACAACCAGAGCCACGCCTGGCGGAAGGCCATCGGCTTCTGCATGAAGAAGGACGGGGATATCTGCCTGGTGGCGCCGAGCAGCCCGCGGTGCTGGGCCGTGTCCTCCTCGGACACGGCGCCCGTCCTCTGGAGCCTGGGGGCGTCGGTGCGCCTGGTCGGAGCCGGTGGGGAGCGCACGATCCGAATGAGTGAGCTCTACCGCGACGACGGCATCGATTACCTGGCCAAACGCCCCGACGAAGTGCTAGCGGAGATCCACCTGCCGCCCGCCGACGGCTGGCGCTCGGTGTATCTCAAGCTGCGCCGGCGCGGCTCGTTCGATTTTCCCGTCCTGGGCGTGGCCGTCGCCCTGCGCCTGGAGGCTGACGTCGTGCGCGACGCCCGCATCGTGCTGGGGGCCGTCGCGTCGACACCCCGCGAAGCCGGGGCCGCCGGCGCCACCCTGGTGGGTGAACGGCTGGAGCCGGACGTCATCGCCCGCGCCGCGGATCTGGCGGCGGGACCGGCCCGCCCGCTCGACAATACCGACTACGCGCACTACTACCGCAAGAGAATGACCCGCGTGTTCGTGAGCCGTGCTCTCTGCCGGCTGGCCGGGCTCGACGGCGATCACGCAGCCCACGAGGAGGTTGTGTGA